Proteins from a genomic interval of Calditrichota bacterium:
- a CDS encoding TonB-dependent receptor, producing MRKLGRLGIMLLLVIALPAALFAQKGAIKGKVVDAKTGQALPGANILIVGTTMGTTSNQSGAFEIGNLLPGRYTLKVTYIGYVTTTKDVRVRPGKTTPVKFTLSQTVMLANAIEVIADRAKERETPVAFTDIPKQELEARLGSRDIPLVLNTTPSVYATQQGGGAGDARINIRGFDQRNIAIMINGVPVNDMENGWVYWSNWDGVSDATASIQVQRGLSAVNLATASIGGTMNIITDPTKQEFGLRYKQEFGSGNFLKETVSFNSGLINGKYAFNALLVRKTGDGIIDKTWTDAWAWYFGASWNVNQNNRLELYALGAPQRHGNNFYKQNIAVYSKSFAEGLADYDTAAFSKYHEAGRTFNQNWAPVSPSYKGKQMWNGHMTDRYNPNFINERENFFHKPQVNLNWYTKLNEKLNVYSVFYYSGGHGGGSGPLGKLTRIPWVAGQKWYKSAPWRWDWDATIATNRGTNGGKKEKFESIGILRNSRNNQWTLGAISKANYRISDNLKTTFGIDWRTAQIEHYREVRDLLGGNFYIDKSNEYDDTPQKQKKTYGDKIAYFNTNTVDWFGTYVQSEFKTNLMSVYGMVGYSMIKYGFTDHFRTSKTLPDGSPDVNSPEYKLKSNWITGIQTKGGASYRLTENIDFYGNAGFVSKVPIFDNVIDDRTGSMANNPKNEKFTDFEAGVNAYFMNRKLYTKADAYYTIWKDRAKSIGIVNQDGSEGIVFITGMNALHSGVEMEGGFRPMSLFSLSGSFSIGNWKFTDDVKGVYKSYDRQQHTVSLDTVNYYVKDLKVGDAPQTQFAFVGTLYPITGMRAQIVYRYYMRNYSYWDPFSRTNPKDRTQSWRAPDYGVLDMHFSYKLPIAFNGVNIRVFAHVYNVLNSLYIQDATDNSRYNAWDHDHDADDAEVFFGPPRFVNAGFSISY from the coding sequence TAGCGTTACCAGCCGCTCTTTTTGCCCAGAAAGGGGCGATTAAGGGCAAGGTTGTTGATGCAAAGACCGGACAGGCATTGCCTGGGGCAAATATTTTGATCGTGGGAACCACCATGGGAACCACATCCAATCAAAGCGGTGCCTTTGAAATTGGCAATCTCTTACCGGGCCGGTATACCCTGAAAGTCACCTACATTGGATATGTTACGACTACAAAAGATGTTCGGGTTCGTCCTGGTAAAACGACGCCGGTCAAATTTACATTGAGTCAAACAGTGATGCTGGCCAATGCCATTGAAGTGATTGCTGATCGAGCCAAGGAAAGAGAAACACCGGTTGCATTTACGGATATTCCAAAACAGGAATTGGAAGCACGTTTAGGTTCCCGTGATATTCCTTTGGTGTTGAATACAACGCCGAGTGTTTATGCAACCCAGCAGGGTGGTGGTGCTGGCGATGCCCGAATCAATATTCGTGGGTTTGATCAGAGAAATATCGCCATTATGATCAATGGTGTCCCGGTCAATGATATGGAAAATGGATGGGTGTACTGGTCCAACTGGGACGGTGTTTCGGATGCAACGGCATCCATTCAGGTCCAGCGTGGTCTGAGTGCTGTGAACCTGGCCACGGCTTCAATCGGTGGTACTATGAACATTATTACCGATCCTACCAAGCAGGAATTTGGCCTGCGCTACAAGCAGGAATTTGGCAGCGGCAATTTTCTGAAGGAAACGGTCTCGTTCAACAGCGGACTGATCAATGGCAAGTATGCATTTAATGCGTTGTTGGTTCGGAAAACGGGTGATGGCATCATAGACAAAACCTGGACGGATGCCTGGGCCTGGTATTTTGGCGCAAGCTGGAATGTGAACCAAAACAATCGGTTGGAACTCTACGCTCTGGGTGCCCCCCAACGGCATGGTAACAATTTTTACAAGCAAAACATTGCTGTTTATAGCAAGAGCTTTGCCGAAGGGTTGGCGGATTACGATACGGCTGCATTCAGCAAATATCATGAAGCCGGCCGTACGTTTAACCAGAACTGGGCACCGGTCAGCCCCTCTTACAAGGGAAAACAGATGTGGAATGGGCATATGACCGATCGTTACAACCCCAATTTTATTAACGAACGAGAAAACTTCTTCCACAAGCCCCAGGTCAATTTGAACTGGTACACGAAGCTGAATGAAAAACTGAATGTGTATTCCGTTTTCTACTATTCCGGTGGACATGGCGGCGGATCCGGGCCCCTTGGAAAATTAACGCGCATACCCTGGGTAGCGGGTCAGAAATGGTACAAAAGCGCCCCCTGGCGATGGGATTGGGATGCGACCATCGCAACCAATCGCGGCACCAATGGCGGCAAAAAAGAAAAATTCGAATCAATCGGCATTCTTCGTAACAGCCGCAACAATCAATGGACATTAGGCGCTATTTCAAAAGCCAATTATCGGATTTCTGATAATCTGAAAACTACGTTTGGAATCGATTGGAGAACCGCTCAAATCGAACATTATCGTGAGGTTCGAGATCTGTTGGGAGGAAACTTCTACATTGACAAATCCAATGAATACGATGATACCCCCCAAAAACAGAAAAAGACCTATGGCGATAAGATCGCTTACTTCAATACGAACACGGTGGATTGGTTTGGTACCTATGTTCAGAGTGAGTTCAAAACCAACTTAATGAGCGTTTACGGAATGGTCGGATATTCCATGATTAAATATGGATTTACAGATCATTTCAGAACATCCAAAACGCTTCCCGATGGGTCTCCAGACGTGAATAGTCCGGAATATAAATTAAAGTCCAATTGGATTACCGGAATCCAGACAAAAGGCGGTGCCAGCTATCGGTTAACCGAAAACATCGATTTCTACGGAAATGCCGGTTTTGTATCAAAGGTGCCCATTTTTGATAACGTGATTGATGACCGGACGGGCAGCATGGCCAATAATCCGAAAAATGAGAAATTCACGGATTTTGAAGCTGGTGTCAACGCCTATTTTATGAATCGAAAATTGTACACCAAAGCCGATGCCTATTATACCATCTGGAAAGATCGTGCCAAATCAATCGGTATCGTAAATCAGGATGGCAGTGAAGGTATCGTTTTCATCACCGGTATGAATGCCCTTCACAGTGGTGTGGAAATGGAAGGCGGTTTCCGGCCCATGTCGCTGTTTAGCTTAAGCGGTTCGTTTTCAATTGGAAACTGGAAGTTTACAGATGATGTAAAGGGTGTTTACAAGTCTTACGACAGACAGCAGCATACGGTCAGTTTGGATACGGTCAATTACTACGTAAAAGACCTGAAGGTGGGTGATGCGCCTCAAACGCAGTTTGCCTTTGTGGGTACGCTTTATCCCATTACCGGAATGCGCGCGCAGATTGTTTATCGGTATTATATGCGGAACTATTCCTATTGGGATCCCTTCAGCCGTACCAATCCAAAAGATCGCACACAAAGCTGGAGAGCACCCGACTACGGTGTTCTGGACATGCATTTCAGTTACAAATTACCCATTGCATTTAATGGCGTGAATATCCGTGTCTTCGCCCATGTGTACAATGTTTTGAATTCGCTGTACATTCAGGACGCAACGGACAACAGCCGCTACAATGCCTGGGATCATGACCACGACGCCGACGATGCGGAAGTCTTTTTTGGGCCGCCGCGTTTCGTCAATGCCGGCTTCAGCATTTCTTATTAG
- a CDS encoding DEAD/DEAH box helicase — MMDFKKKSIRDVLDFLKKNPKFSQNVTEWKILPAQKGAYREFPEDLKPELRHILEQRGIRQLYSHQFDAYSRVRQGRNVVVVTPTASGKTLCYNLPVIQTLLEKPDTRALYLFPTKALSQDQVVELKEIVDILPQDIKTYTFDGDTPADARRTIRSSGHIVVTNPDMLHQGILPHHTRWIKLFENLRFVVLDEIHNYRGVFGSHMANVIRRLKRICEFYGTHPQFICSSATIANPGDLAKAILEEPLDVIDENGAPSGTKHFIFYNPPVVDQKLGIRRSVINETSRWAQTFLQNGIQTIIFARSRLRVEVLVTYLKEVMRRARKSPELIRGYRGGYLPTQRRQIEKALREGTIWGVVSTNALELGIDIGQLDVCIMAGYPGTIASTWQQAGRAGRRQGLSVALLIASSSPMDQYIINHPEYFFDRPPESGIIDSNNLVILMSHLKCAAFELPFKKDEKFGPNAVVEILEYLEENGVLHREEDQFYWTSEIYPAEEVSLRSASPENFVIIDTTKENRVIGEMDLFSAPLLLHDDAIYIHESRQYHVDKLDWDRRKAYVHEVDTDYYTDAQLKTDIKVLEVTEQKTTAAGEKAWGEVAVTTVPTMFKKIKFHTHENLGWGKIELPELEMHTTSYWWVFPQRYEELLREEGLDFGEGLHGISNVLANVAPIYIMSDPKDIRSVPMVRDPFNKRPTVYIYDNYPGGVGFSERLFEIHSQLVQASYGLIRNCPCESGCPSCVGPVMEIGEKGKASALRILEFELGK, encoded by the coding sequence ATGATGGACTTTAAAAAGAAATCCATCCGGGACGTTTTGGATTTTTTAAAGAAAAATCCGAAATTTAGCCAAAACGTTACAGAATGGAAAATCCTGCCCGCGCAAAAGGGGGCCTATCGGGAATTTCCGGAGGATTTAAAACCGGAGCTTCGGCACATTCTGGAACAGCGCGGCATCCGTCAGCTCTATTCCCACCAATTCGACGCCTATTCTCGTGTCAGGCAGGGAAGGAATGTCGTAGTGGTCACGCCAACCGCATCCGGAAAAACCCTCTGCTACAATCTTCCCGTTATCCAAACGCTTCTGGAAAAACCAGACACCCGGGCACTTTATCTGTTTCCCACAAAAGCCCTTTCCCAGGATCAGGTCGTCGAGCTCAAGGAAATCGTGGACATCCTTCCGCAGGACATTAAGACCTACACGTTTGACGGCGATACCCCGGCCGATGCCCGTCGAACCATCCGTTCCTCCGGGCATATTGTGGTTACCAATCCCGATATGCTGCATCAGGGAATTCTGCCGCATCACACGCGCTGGATCAAATTATTTGAAAATCTTAGATTTGTTGTGCTTGACGAAATTCACAACTACCGGGGTGTGTTTGGCAGTCACATGGCCAACGTAATTCGCCGCTTAAAGCGCATCTGCGAATTTTACGGAACGCATCCCCAGTTTATTTGCAGCTCGGCGACGATTGCGAATCCCGGGGATCTGGCAAAGGCAATTCTGGAAGAACCCCTCGACGTCATTGACGAGAACGGGGCGCCCAGCGGAACCAAACACTTTATCTTTTACAATCCGCCTGTCGTGGACCAGAAACTGGGCATTCGGCGATCCGTCATAAACGAGACGAGCCGGTGGGCACAAACGTTTCTGCAGAATGGCATTCAAACCATCATTTTTGCCCGGAGCCGGCTTCGGGTAGAGGTGCTGGTGACGTATTTAAAAGAGGTCATGCGGCGGGCACGAAAATCTCCTGAGCTCATTCGGGGGTACCGCGGGGGATATCTGCCCACCCAGCGCCGACAAATTGAAAAGGCCCTGCGGGAGGGAACCATTTGGGGGGTGGTCAGCACAAATGCGCTGGAATTGGGGATTGACATCGGGCAGCTGGATGTGTGCATTATGGCCGGATATCCGGGAACCATTGCCAGTACCTGGCAGCAGGCAGGGCGGGCGGGACGCCGCCAGGGCCTTTCGGTGGCCCTGCTTATTGCCTCCAGCTCGCCGATGGATCAGTACATTATCAATCACCCGGAGTATTTTTTTGACCGACCGCCGGAGAGCGGCATCATCGATTCCAACAATCTGGTGATTTTGATGAGCCATCTCAAGTGTGCCGCGTTTGAATTGCCCTTCAAAAAGGACGAAAAATTTGGGCCGAATGCTGTGGTGGAAATTCTGGAGTATCTGGAAGAAAACGGCGTGCTGCACCGGGAAGAGGATCAGTTTTACTGGACAAGCGAAATTTACCCGGCAGAGGAGGTGAGCCTGCGGAGTGCCTCGCCGGAGAATTTTGTAATAATCGACACGACCAAAGAGAACCGCGTGATCGGCGAAATGGATTTGTTCAGTGCCCCGTTGCTGCTCCACGACGATGCCATCTACATCCACGAAAGCCGCCAGTACCATGTGGACAAACTGGATTGGGATCGCCGAAAGGCCTACGTGCACGAGGTGGATACCGACTACTACACGGATGCCCAGCTTAAGACCGACATTAAGGTTCTGGAAGTAACCGAGCAAAAAACAACGGCTGCCGGAGAAAAGGCGTGGGGAGAAGTGGCCGTTACAACCGTTCCGACCATGTTTAAGAAGATCAAATTTCACACCCACGAAAATTTGGGTTGGGGGAAAATTGAACTGCCCGAGCTGGAAATGCACACCACTTCTTATTGGTGGGTCTTTCCTCAGCGGTACGAAGAGCTGCTGCGGGAGGAAGGCCTGGATTTTGGGGAGGGACTGCATGGAATTTCAAATGTTCTGGCGAATGTGGCGCCGATCTACATTATGAGCGATCCGAAGGATATTCGTTCAGTGCCCATGGTGCGCGATCCGTTCAACAAGCGACCCACGGTGTATATTTACGACAATTACCCGGGCGGTGTGGGATTCAGCGAGAGGTTGTTTGAAATCCATTCGCAGCTGGTTCAGGCGTCTTACGGGTTGATCAGGAATTGCCCCTGTGAATCGGGGTGTCCCTCGTGTGTGGGGCCGGTGATGGAAATCGGGGAAAAGGGGAAGGCCAGCGCCCTGAGGATTCTGGAATTTGAATTGGGGAAATAA
- a CDS encoding bifunctional YncE family protein/alkaline phosphatase family protein translates to MKRLRVIIFMVLGLALLGLFCAKTPKVQWPGKLSDGSTLLPNRYKLTPAGEQIPVGDLPLNMVLSPDGKFLAVTNNGLSRQFVSVIDVSAKKQVQTLPVRASFFGINFSADGSKLFVSGGGFNRIYIFARRDSQFVRADSINLTPDRKTEWFVTGLVPSQDGKILYVATKTAKKLLKVAVPEKKIVKELDFDHFLYDILFNEDHSKLYVSVWGGKAVAVVNPKTLKLLKMIPVGDHPNKMTLSSDGRLFVANANTDNVSVIDTNTDSVIETISVKPYKNALNGTTPNGLAITSDSKTLFVANADNNDVTVVDVSYPGHSKVLGLIPAGWYPTAVSLSKDDHTLFIANGKGITSKANPKGPQPTMKKYARNVQYIGGLLWGTVSVVGIPDSVQLAAFTQQVQKNNGWNQIQKPAAKKQTAEAHAIPRRVGEPSPIKHVVYIIKENRTYDQVFGDLAQGNGDSSLVLFGRKISPNHHKIVEEFTLFDNFYVDAEVSADGHEWSTAAIATDFVEKTWPTTYSGRGRGYPSEGNYKIAFPTIGYIWDMAARKGISYRSYAEFIKAPPDTAEDAYTNMKNLEGHFDPRFRPWDLDYLDIWRAKEFIRELHEYEKTGDWPNLMIMRLPNDHTYGTRPGKHTPRSMMADNDLALGMVVDAISHSKFWKETAIFVLEDDAQNGPDHIDAHRSVLLVASPYTRRGFVDHNMYDTASVLKTIELILGMPPMSQYDAAAFPLIPAFQDKPDFTPYTHLKNTWPLDKVNLKTAYGAGMSLAMNFSEEDEAPEQELNEILWKSIKGVHSRMPEIKHARYSQLFN, encoded by the coding sequence ATGAAACGGCTTCGTGTGATAATTTTTATGGTACTGGGATTAGCTCTTTTGGGCCTGTTTTGTGCCAAAACACCCAAAGTGCAGTGGCCCGGAAAACTCAGTGACGGCTCCACACTGCTCCCCAACCGTTACAAACTCACGCCTGCCGGCGAGCAAATTCCGGTGGGGGACCTGCCGTTGAATATGGTTCTCAGTCCCGACGGAAAATTTTTGGCGGTTACCAATAACGGGCTTAGCCGGCAGTTTGTCTCCGTTATTGACGTTTCGGCGAAGAAACAAGTCCAAACGCTGCCTGTCAGAGCGTCCTTCTTTGGAATTAATTTCAGCGCGGATGGGAGCAAACTCTTTGTTTCCGGGGGAGGCTTCAACCGGATTTACATTTTTGCCCGAAGGGATTCCCAGTTTGTCCGTGCGGATTCCATCAATCTGACACCGGATCGAAAAACAGAGTGGTTTGTGACAGGACTGGTTCCGTCTCAGGACGGTAAAATTCTTTATGTGGCGACCAAAACCGCCAAAAAACTGCTGAAAGTGGCCGTCCCCGAAAAGAAGATCGTGAAAGAATTGGATTTTGACCATTTCCTTTATGATATCCTTTTCAATGAAGATCATTCCAAACTTTACGTCTCGGTTTGGGGTGGAAAGGCCGTTGCTGTCGTGAATCCGAAAACACTGAAGCTCCTGAAGATGATTCCCGTGGGAGACCATCCCAACAAAATGACGCTTTCAAGCGACGGGCGCCTGTTTGTCGCCAATGCCAATACAGACAATGTTTCGGTCATCGACACGAATACGGATTCCGTTATTGAAACCATTTCCGTAAAACCCTACAAAAATGCCCTGAACGGAACCACTCCCAACGGACTGGCCATTACATCCGATTCAAAAACGCTTTTTGTGGCCAATGCGGATAATAACGATGTGACTGTTGTTGATGTCTCGTATCCCGGGCATTCGAAGGTGTTGGGACTCATTCCGGCCGGGTGGTATCCCACGGCGGTGTCTCTTTCCAAAGACGACCACACGTTGTTTATCGCCAATGGAAAAGGAATTACGTCGAAAGCCAATCCCAAAGGTCCCCAGCCGACAATGAAAAAGTATGCCAGGAATGTTCAATATATTGGGGGACTGCTCTGGGGAACGGTCTCCGTGGTCGGGATTCCGGATTCCGTTCAGTTGGCGGCGTTTACCCAACAGGTTCAAAAAAATAACGGCTGGAATCAGATTCAGAAACCGGCTGCCAAAAAACAGACCGCGGAAGCCCATGCCATTCCGCGGCGTGTGGGAGAGCCCTCGCCCATTAAACACGTGGTTTACATCATTAAGGAGAATCGAACCTACGACCAGGTTTTCGGGGATTTGGCTCAGGGGAACGGTGATTCGTCTTTGGTTTTGTTCGGCCGAAAGATTTCGCCCAATCACCACAAAATTGTGGAAGAATTTACTCTTTTCGACAATTTTTACGTGGATGCCGAAGTCAGTGCCGATGGTCACGAGTGGTCGACCGCGGCAATCGCAACGGATTTTGTTGAAAAAACCTGGCCCACGACCTATTCCGGGAGAGGCCGGGGCTATCCCTCCGAAGGAAATTACAAGATTGCCTTTCCGACGATCGGATACATCTGGGACATGGCGGCACGAAAAGGCATTTCTTACCGGAGCTACGCCGAATTCATCAAGGCACCGCCCGACACGGCTGAGGACGCCTACACCAACATGAAGAATCTGGAGGGCCATTTTGATCCCCGATTTCGGCCCTGGGATCTGGATTATCTGGACATTTGGCGTGCAAAAGAATTTATTCGCGAATTGCACGAATACGAAAAAACAGGCGATTGGCCCAATTTGATGATTATGCGCCTGCCCAATGATCACACGTACGGGACGCGCCCCGGAAAACACACGCCCCGTTCGATGATGGCCGACAATGATCTGGCTCTTGGCATGGTAGTGGATGCCATTTCGCACAGCAAATTCTGGAAAGAAACCGCCATTTTCGTTCTTGAAGATGACGCTCAAAATGGCCCCGACCACATCGATGCCCACCGTTCGGTGCTGCTGGTGGCCTCGCCCTACACGCGCAGGGGATTTGTGGATCACAACATGTACGATACGGCCAGTGTGCTGAAAACCATCGAGTTGATTCTGGGAATGCCTCCTATGAGCCAGTACGATGCGGCAGCGTTTCCGCTGATTCCGGCTTTTCAGGATAAACCGGACTTTACCCCGTATACGCACCTGAAAAACACGTGGCCGCTGGACAAGGTCAATCTCAAAACCGCCTATGGAGCAGGGATGTCCCTGGCCATGAACTTTTCCGAAGAGGATGAGGCTCCCGAACAGGAATTGAATGAAATCCTGTGGAAATCCATTAAGGGGGTCCATTCCAGGATGCCGGAAATCAAACACGCACGCTACAGCCAGTTATTCAATTAG